Proteins from a single region of Mucilaginibacter daejeonensis:
- a CDS encoding phosphatase PAP2 family protein, with amino-acid sequence MPDLLLQLDRKLFYFINHTLANPVFDVVMPWLRNPKFWIPVYIFIIVFTIWRYKKAGVILIVTLLITVGVADLTSASLIKKQVQRMRPCHDAVLAPTITSRVPCGTGYSFPSTHATDHFAMSVFLGMAYQNKWRWVWLWVILWAAIVCFAQVYVGVHFPIDVTAGALYGGLLGFLFARVFKRSQPQF; translated from the coding sequence ATGCCCGACCTGTTATTACAGTTAGACCGTAAGCTATTCTACTTCATTAATCATACGCTGGCCAACCCGGTGTTCGACGTGGTGATGCCGTGGCTACGCAACCCTAAATTCTGGATACCGGTATATATATTTATTATCGTGTTCACCATATGGCGCTACAAGAAGGCGGGCGTGATCCTGATCGTGACCTTGCTCATCACCGTTGGCGTGGCCGACCTTACCAGCGCAAGCCTGATCAAAAAACAGGTGCAACGTATGCGCCCCTGCCATGACGCCGTACTGGCGCCTACCATTACCAGCCGCGTGCCCTGCGGTACGGGGTACAGTTTCCCGTCTACCCATGCTACCGATCATTTCGCTATGTCGGTGTTCCTGGGAATGGCTTATCAAAACAAATGGCGCTGGGTGTGGTTGTGGGTGATATTGTGGGCCGCTATCGTTTGCTTTGCGCAAGTGTATGTAGGCGTCCATTTTCCGATAGATGTTACCGCGGGTGCGCTTTACGGCGGCTTGCTGGGGTTCTTATTTGCCCGCGTATTCAAAAGATCACAACCTCAGTTTTAA
- the dnaE gene encoding DNA polymerase III subunit alpha: protein MPDFSHLHVHTQFSLLDGAADISKLYKKAAADGMKALAITDHGNMFGVFKFVAEAGKHNVKPIVGCEFYVVEDRHKKQFTKEKKDVRHHQLFLAKNAEGYKNLIKLCSLGYMEGLYSKWPRIDKELILKYHKGLIATTCCIGASVPQAILKKGEDEAEQEFKWWLDLFGEDYYIELQRHAIPEQEIINNTLLKYAKKHQVKIICSNDSHYVDQQDANAHDILLCVNTGDMQSTPIATDEEGGKGYRFGFPNDQFYFKTQAEMGKLFHDLPESLDNTNEIVDKVEVLKLKRDIMLPNFPIPPEFQIHQGAEADVLNQWEYLKHLTFTGARERYQEITPDVEERINFELFTIKTMGFAGYFLIVADFIKEGRNMGVFIGPGRGSAAGSAVAYCIGITNIDPIKYNLLFERFLNPDRKSMPDIDTDFDDAGRQRVIDYVVDKYGKNQVAQIITYGSMAARTSIQDVGRVLDMPLSDVNAMKKLVPDTLGINLKQAIEQVPELKAIKEGNDLKATVLREAEKLEGSVRNTGVHAAGIIIAPDDLTNIVPVATAKDSDLLVTQYDGRVIEDAGVIKMDFLGLKTLTIIKDALRLIKQNHGREIDIDYIPLDDQKTYELYQRGDTNGTFQFESDGMQMYLRDLKPDRFEDLIAMNALYRPGPIEYIPSFIKRKHGLEPVSFDLDDMEEYLGETYGITVYQEQVMLLSQKLAGFSKGDADVLRKAMGKKQIEVLNKMEAQFMDGALAKGHPKDKLAKVWTDWKAFAQYAFNKSHSTCYAFVAYQTAYLKAHYPAEYMAAVLNNQNSIDKISFFMEETRRMGIPVLGPDVNESDMAFSVNLKGEVRFGLTGVKGVGEKAIESIIEERLERGPYTSIFDFAQRSNTRNVNKKAYENLIYSGAFDSFGLNRAQFFAKTENGILTGVERLIKYSNDYQNTQSSSQSSLFGGTVEAYIPEPAMPESEEWPLIEKLKYEKDVIGIYLTGHPLDNYKFELEKFCQNKVSDLKILVAMRNGEAPPETMERFAQLKRQGELSIGGLMASVQHKMTKTGKPFGTFVIEDYFDSYEFALFGDDYIKFRNLLGDGYFIQIKGTVEEKYRQKDNWDLRLSAINLLSEMRDKMTKSLTVCMHLHNINEQFVDELERLISVNNQKYDVKNCALRVMIKDGEENLFIDLPSKTCRINPSDDFLAGVYGLTNVQPVLK, encoded by the coding sequence ATGCCTGATTTCTCTCATTTACACGTACATACTCAATTTTCTCTGCTCGACGGCGCCGCCGATATATCCAAGCTTTACAAAAAAGCTGCTGCGGATGGCATGAAGGCGTTGGCCATTACCGACCATGGTAACATGTTCGGGGTGTTCAAATTCGTGGCCGAGGCGGGGAAACATAACGTGAAGCCTATCGTGGGTTGTGAGTTCTACGTGGTAGAGGACAGGCACAAAAAGCAGTTCACCAAAGAGAAGAAGGATGTACGCCATCACCAATTGTTCCTGGCTAAAAATGCCGAGGGGTATAAGAACCTGATCAAGCTGTGTTCACTTGGCTACATGGAAGGGCTGTACAGCAAATGGCCTCGTATAGATAAGGAACTTATCCTTAAATACCATAAAGGACTGATCGCTACCACGTGCTGTATAGGTGCGTCGGTGCCGCAGGCCATCCTCAAAAAAGGAGAGGATGAGGCCGAGCAGGAGTTCAAATGGTGGCTTGACCTTTTTGGTGAGGATTATTACATCGAATTACAGCGCCATGCCATCCCCGAGCAGGAGATCATTAACAATACCCTGCTTAAATACGCCAAAAAGCACCAGGTCAAGATCATTTGCTCTAACGATTCGCATTACGTGGATCAGCAGGATGCCAACGCGCACGATATTTTGTTGTGTGTGAACACGGGCGATATGCAGAGCACGCCCATCGCGACGGATGAGGAGGGTGGTAAGGGCTATCGTTTCGGGTTCCCCAACGATCAGTTCTATTTCAAAACGCAGGCCGAGATGGGCAAGCTGTTCCATGATCTGCCCGAATCGTTAGATAATACCAACGAGATCGTTGATAAGGTAGAGGTGCTGAAGTTGAAGCGTGACATCATGCTGCCCAACTTCCCGATACCGCCCGAGTTCCAGATACACCAGGGTGCCGAGGCCGATGTGCTGAACCAGTGGGAATACCTCAAGCACCTGACCTTTACCGGCGCGCGCGAACGTTACCAGGAGATCACACCGGATGTAGAGGAGCGGATCAACTTTGAGCTGTTCACCATCAAGACCATGGGTTTTGCGGGTTACTTCCTCATCGTGGCCGACTTTATTAAGGAGGGGCGTAACATGGGCGTGTTCATCGGCCCCGGCCGTGGATCGGCCGCAGGATCGGCAGTGGCCTATTGTATAGGTATCACTAATATAGACCCGATCAAGTATAACCTCCTGTTCGAACGTTTTCTGAACCCCGATCGTAAGTCGATGCCCGATATCGATACCGACTTTGACGACGCCGGTCGTCAGCGTGTGATCGATTACGTGGTAGATAAATACGGCAAGAACCAGGTGGCGCAGATCATTACTTATGGTTCCATGGCTGCCCGTACCAGTATACAGGACGTAGGTCGTGTACTGGATATGCCACTGAGCGATGTGAACGCCATGAAAAAGCTGGTGCCCGATACATTGGGCATCAACCTGAAACAGGCCATTGAGCAGGTTCCGGAACTGAAAGCCATTAAAGAAGGTAATGACCTCAAAGCAACGGTACTCCGCGAGGCCGAAAAGCTGGAAGGGTCGGTACGCAATACCGGTGTACACGCTGCGGGTATCATTATCGCACCCGACGACCTGACCAACATCGTGCCTGTGGCCACGGCCAAGGACTCTGATCTGTTGGTGACCCAGTATGATGGTCGCGTGATCGAGGATGCCGGCGTTATCAAGATGGACTTTTTGGGTTTAAAGACCCTCACCATCATCAAAGATGCGCTGCGCCTGATCAAGCAGAACCACGGCCGCGAGATCGACATAGATTATATACCGCTAGATGACCAAAAGACCTACGAACTTTACCAGCGGGGAGATACCAATGGTACGTTCCAATTTGAAAGTGACGGTATGCAAATGTACCTGCGCGATCTTAAGCCCGATAGGTTCGAGGATCTTATCGCCATGAACGCCTTGTACCGCCCGGGCCCGATCGAGTATATACCCAGCTTTATTAAACGTAAACATGGTTTAGAGCCGGTATCGTTCGACCTGGACGACATGGAAGAATACCTGGGCGAGACCTATGGTATCACCGTGTACCAGGAGCAGGTGATGCTTTTATCGCAAAAACTGGCAGGCTTTAGTAAGGGCGATGCCGACGTTTTGCGTAAGGCCATGGGTAAAAAGCAGATCGAGGTACTGAACAAAATGGAGGCCCAGTTCATGGACGGTGCCTTAGCCAAAGGTCACCCTAAAGATAAGCTGGCCAAGGTTTGGACCGACTGGAAAGCCTTCGCGCAATATGCGTTCAATAAATCGCACTCTACCTGTTATGCCTTCGTTGCCTATCAAACGGCCTACCTGAAAGCACATTACCCTGCCGAGTACATGGCGGCGGTACTGAATAACCAGAACAGTATCGATAAGATCTCCTTCTTTATGGAAGAGACCAGGCGCATGGGTATCCCCGTGCTGGGTCCTGACGTGAATGAGTCGGACATGGCCTTTTCCGTTAACCTGAAAGGTGAGGTGCGTTTCGGCTTGACCGGTGTGAAAGGGGTGGGCGAAAAGGCCATCGAAAGTATCATTGAAGAGCGGTTAGAGCGTGGCCCTTACACCTCGATATTTGATTTTGCCCAGCGTAGCAATACCCGTAACGTTAATAAAAAGGCGTACGAGAACCTTATTTACAGCGGTGCGTTCGATAGCTTTGGCTTGAACCGGGCCCAATTCTTTGCCAAGACGGAGAATGGGATACTGACCGGGGTAGAAAGGCTGATTAAATACTCCAACGATTATCAAAATACGCAAAGCAGTTCGCAATCGTCATTGTTCGGTGGTACGGTAGAGGCTTACATACCCGAACCGGCCATGCCCGAAAGTGAGGAATGGCCGCTGATCGAGAAACTAAAATACGAGAAGGATGTGATCGGTATCTATTTGACCGGTCACCCGCTGGACAATTATAAGTTCGAGCTTGAGAAGTTTTGCCAGAATAAGGTATCAGATCTTAAGATCCTGGTGGCCATGCGCAACGGCGAGGCTCCACCCGAAACGATGGAGCGTTTTGCACAACTCAAACGCCAGGGTGAATTGAGCATTGGCGGACTGATGGCCAGTGTGCAGCACAAAATGACCAAAACCGGTAAACCCTTCGGCACCTTCGTGATCGAGGATTATTTTGACAGCTACGAATTCGCTTTGTTCGGTGATGATTACATCAAGTTCCGCAACCTGCTGGGCGATGGATACTTTATCCAGATCAAAGGCACGGTAGAGGAAAAGTACCGCCAAAAAGATAACTGGGATCTCAGGCTGTCGGCCATTAACCTGTTATCAGAGATGCGCGATAAGATGACCAAATCGCTCACGGTATGTATGCACCTGCACAACATCAACGAGCAATTTGTTGACGAACTGGAGCGACTGATATCGGTCAACAATCAAAAATACGACGTCAAGAACTGTGCTTTACGGGTGATGATCAAAGATGGCGAAGAGAACCTGTTCATCGATCTGCCCTCAAAGACATGTCGCATTAACCCCAGCGACGACTTTTTGGCCGGCGTTTATGGGCTGACCAATGTGCAGCCGGTATTGAAGTAG
- a CDS encoding pseudouridine synthase, with protein sequence MLNILYQDDHLVAINKPHGLLVHRSSIAADAEEYALQLLRDQLGRLVYPAHRIDRKTGGVLLFALDKPTEVAMQQKFAANEVHKTYWTILRGHTPDSGEIDYGLRKENGTLQEAFTAYTTLARAELPVALGKHPTSRYSVVQANPTTGRMHQLRKHFAHIFHPIIGDRTHGCNKQNKLFTEMWDMNTMLLHARQLVFTHPVSNEQVSIEAPLQAEFVRVMKMMGWSELVV encoded by the coding sequence ATGTTAAATATACTATACCAGGATGATCATTTAGTGGCGATCAATAAACCACACGGTTTATTGGTGCACCGCTCCAGCATTGCGGCCGATGCCGAAGAATACGCCTTGCAATTGCTGCGTGATCAGTTAGGCCGCCTGGTATACCCGGCTCACCGCATAGACCGTAAGACAGGAGGGGTGTTGTTGTTCGCCCTGGATAAACCGACTGAAGTGGCCATGCAGCAAAAATTTGCCGCTAATGAAGTGCACAAAACGTACTGGACCATTCTGCGCGGCCATACGCCTGATAGCGGCGAGATCGACTATGGGCTGAGAAAGGAGAACGGTACCCTACAGGAGGCATTTACCGCTTACACAACCTTAGCCCGTGCCGAGTTGCCGGTAGCTTTGGGTAAGCACCCTACGTCGCGCTATTCGGTGGTGCAGGCCAACCCGACCACGGGGCGTATGCATCAATTGCGCAAGCATTTTGCCCACATCTTTCACCCGATCATAGGCGATCGCACGCACGGCTGTAACAAACAAAATAAGCTCTTTACCGAAATGTGGGACATGAACACCATGCTGCTGCACGCCCGTCAATTAGTGTTCACACACCCTGTCTCCAACGAGCAGGTCAGCATTGAAGCGCCACTGCAAGCTGAATTTGTAAGGGTGATGAAGATGATGGGATGGAGCGAACTCGTAGTTTGA
- a CDS encoding ZIP family metal transporter: protein MTWYLLLLFFCAFFGGVSALFFKGKDHKQLKLILSFSGAYLFGITVLHLIPEAYHGNDHLVGVFILAGFVFQVILEQFSDGIEHGHMHLHQHDKVAFPVGIMVSLCLHGFLEGMPLAGGHKQELVFGIALHHIPAAFALATVLMANHQSRTMTIMFVGLFAVMAPAGYFFSDALSNGGIGNLQQYFNRIMGVVIGIFLHISTTILFEAGPDHKFNQRKLIAVLLGVGIALAGFVSGL, encoded by the coding sequence ATGACCTGGTATCTACTTCTATTATTTTTTTGTGCCTTTTTTGGCGGCGTATCAGCGTTGTTCTTTAAGGGGAAGGATCATAAGCAACTTAAGCTCATCCTATCGTTCAGCGGTGCGTACCTGTTCGGTATCACCGTGCTACACCTCATACCCGAAGCCTATCACGGCAACGACCACCTGGTGGGTGTGTTCATATTGGCCGGCTTCGTTTTCCAGGTGATCTTAGAGCAATTCTCAGATGGTATAGAACATGGCCACATGCACCTACATCAACATGATAAGGTGGCTTTTCCGGTAGGGATCATGGTGAGCCTTTGTTTGCATGGTTTTTTAGAGGGCATGCCCCTTGCCGGCGGCCATAAGCAGGAACTGGTTTTCGGGATCGCGTTACATCATATACCGGCGGCGTTCGCGCTGGCCACGGTGTTAATGGCCAACCACCAAAGCAGGACCATGACCATCATGTTCGTTGGCCTATTTGCGGTGATGGCCCCTGCCGGTTACTTTTTTAGCGATGCGCTGAGCAATGGCGGCATCGGTAACCTGCAGCAATATTTTAACCGCATTATGGGTGTGGTGATCGGGATCTTCCTGCATATATCCACCACCATCTTATTCGAGGCCGGGCCTGATCATAAATTCAACCAGCGTAAACTGATCGCCGTATTACTGGGCGTGGGTATCGCACTGGCGGGCTTCGTGAGTGGGTTGTAA
- the glmM gene encoding phosphoglucosamine mutase, whose product MTLIKSISGIRGTIGGAAGDGLTPLDVVKFTAAFGAWAMGRTGIRKIVVGRDARLSGTMVNNLVIGTLQGLGIDVIDLGLSTTPTVEVAVPAEGAAGGIILTASHNPKQWNALKLLNATGEFINDQDGKEVLRIAESGEIDFAQVDELGTVTADDTYLQKHIDQILALPLVDVEAIRNANFSVVVDAVNSTGGIFVPALLKQLGVNTIHPLYCEPTGHFPHNPEPLPEHLTELRKQVVEHKADLGIAVDPDVDRLCFVCEDGNVFGEEYTLVAVADHVLKYHKGNTVSNLSSTRALRDVTEAHGGEYHAAAVGEVNVVTKMKEVNAVIGGEGNGGVIYPELHYGRDALAGIALFLTHLAKFNGPISALRASYPNYFISKNKIELIPGMDIDALLVKVEEKYMDQPHSTIDGLKIEFDKQWVHLRKSNTEPIIRIYSEAAGEQEANALANQIIADIKGILNI is encoded by the coding sequence TTGACATTAATTAAGTCTATATCAGGCATACGGGGAACGATAGGTGGTGCCGCCGGCGATGGCCTAACTCCTTTGGATGTAGTGAAGTTCACGGCAGCCTTCGGCGCGTGGGCCATGGGTCGTACCGGCATCCGTAAGATCGTGGTGGGCCGTGATGCCCGCCTTTCGGGCACCATGGTGAACAACCTGGTGATCGGTACGCTTCAAGGCCTCGGCATCGATGTGATCGATCTGGGTCTGTCTACCACGCCTACTGTGGAGGTGGCCGTACCCGCCGAAGGTGCTGCCGGAGGGATCATCCTTACCGCTAGCCACAACCCTAAGCAATGGAACGCCCTCAAATTATTGAACGCCACGGGCGAGTTCATCAATGATCAGGACGGAAAGGAAGTGTTGCGCATCGCTGAAAGCGGCGAGATAGATTTTGCTCAGGTAGATGAGCTCGGTACCGTTACCGCTGATGATACTTACCTGCAAAAACATATCGATCAAATACTGGCCTTGCCATTAGTTGATGTGGAGGCCATCCGCAACGCTAACTTTAGCGTAGTGGTGGATGCCGTGAACTCGACAGGAGGGATCTTCGTGCCTGCCTTGTTAAAGCAATTAGGTGTGAATACTATTCATCCGTTGTATTGTGAACCGACCGGGCACTTCCCGCACAACCCTGAACCACTACCTGAGCACCTGACCGAACTGCGCAAGCAGGTGGTGGAGCATAAGGCCGATCTGGGTATAGCCGTGGACCCTGATGTTGACCGCCTGTGCTTCGTTTGTGAAGATGGCAACGTATTTGGCGAAGAATATACACTGGTGGCCGTGGCCGACCATGTGTTGAAGTATCATAAGGGTAATACCGTGTCCAACCTGTCGTCTACCCGTGCGTTGCGCGATGTGACGGAGGCCCACGGCGGCGAATATCATGCTGCTGCGGTAGGAGAGGTGAACGTGGTGACCAAGATGAAAGAGGTGAACGCCGTGATCGGTGGCGAAGGTAACGGAGGGGTGATCTACCCTGAGTTGCACTACGGCCGTGACGCGCTGGCAGGTATCGCTTTATTCCTAACGCATCTGGCTAAGTTCAACGGGCCGATATCTGCCCTGCGTGCCAGCTACCCTAACTATTTTATCTCCAAAAATAAGATCGAGCTTATACCAGGCATGGATATCGATGCTCTGCTGGTGAAAGTGGAAGAAAAGTACATGGATCAGCCGCACAGCACGATCGATGGATTAAAGATCGAATTCGACAAGCAATGGGTACACCTGCGCAAGTCTAACACCGAGCCGATCATCCGCATATACTCTGAAGCAGCAGGCGAGCAGGAAGCCAATGCATTAGCTAACCAGATCATTGCTGATATCAAGGGGATCTTAAATATATAA
- a CDS encoding ferritin-like domain-containing protein, producing MSTELKDTAEGLDHLIIIANDGKKGYAQAADIANDPMLKAMFTRYSAERAEFVEQLQTLVASIGKTPATGGGPLGALHRVWTDIKASVVTNDDLTTLKECIDGDETALSAYRYVLDEHALTPAQADILKAQVELINDALFSLKQELDKERTA from the coding sequence ATGAGCACCGAACTGAAAGATACCGCCGAGGGATTAGATCACCTCATCATTATAGCTAACGATGGCAAAAAAGGCTATGCCCAAGCCGCCGACATTGCTAACGACCCGATGCTGAAAGCCATGTTCACCCGCTATTCGGCCGAAAGAGCCGAATTTGTCGAGCAGCTGCAAACGTTGGTGGCCAGCATCGGCAAAACACCCGCTACAGGCGGCGGCCCGTTGGGCGCCTTGCACCGCGTATGGACCGACATTAAGGCTTCAGTAGTCACTAATGACGACCTTACGACCCTGAAAGAATGTATAGATGGGGATGAGACCGCCCTAAGTGCTTACAGATATGTATTGGATGAGCACGCACTTACCCCGGCACAGGCCGACATCTTGAAAGCACAGGTGGAACTGATCAATGATGCCTTGTTCTCCTTAAAGCAGGAACTGGATAAAGAACGTACAGCGTAA
- a CDS encoding TfoX/Sxy family protein, with protein sequence MDAEHVHNYLREVLSERYTSLEERWMFGGTCFMVNDKMCICINERDLLCRIGADSVANEVEAGNCHHMMMNGRTSKDYVYVELDTLHNLKDVDRWLDMCLAYNPHAKASRKK encoded by the coding sequence ATGGATGCGGAACATGTACATAATTACCTCCGTGAGGTACTGAGCGAGCGTTATACCTCTTTAGAGGAGAGGTGGATGTTCGGCGGTACCTGCTTTATGGTGAACGATAAGATGTGCATCTGCATTAACGAGCGCGACCTGCTTTGCCGCATTGGTGCCGATAGCGTAGCCAACGAAGTGGAAGCAGGCAATTGCCACCACATGATGATGAATGGCCGTACCTCCAAAGATTATGTTTACGTGGAGCTGGACACGCTGCATAACCTTAAAGATGTTGACCGCTGGCTGGATATGTGCCTGGCGTATAACCCGCACGCCAAGGCATCCAGAAAGAAATAG
- a CDS encoding TspO/MBR family protein, protein MATLTVQERKSSVWWALLVSILITEGIGATASFFTIPQIPGWYSTLTKPSFTPPNGVFGPVWVTLYLMIAVAAWLVWKQHHNDLKYRRTRNVYLVQLLLNFSWSMVFFRLESILGGLVVITLLWFSIIVNIIYFARYSKVAAWLLVPYLLWVSYASMLNLYIYILNR, encoded by the coding sequence ATGGCTACCCTAACGGTACAAGAGCGTAAAAGCTCGGTGTGGTGGGCATTGCTCGTCAGTATCCTCATTACCGAGGGTATTGGTGCTACAGCGTCGTTCTTCACCATCCCTCAGATACCTGGCTGGTACAGTACGCTCACTAAGCCCTCTTTCACGCCGCCTAACGGCGTGTTCGGGCCGGTATGGGTAACGCTGTACCTGATGATCGCTGTAGCGGCATGGTTGGTATGGAAGCAGCACCATAACGACCTTAAATATCGCCGCACGCGCAACGTGTACCTGGTGCAGTTGCTGCTTAATTTCTCGTGGTCCATGGTTTTCTTTAGGCTCGAGAGCATTCTTGGAGGGTTGGTCGTGATCACCTTGCTTTGGTTCAGCATCATTGTCAACATCATATACTTTGCCCGGTATAGTAAAGTGGCCGCATGGTTATTGGTTCCCTATTTGTTGTGGGTGAGTTATGCCTCTATGCTAAATCTGTATATTTACATCCTCAACAGGTAA
- a CDS encoding NUDIX hydrolase encodes MSKPDIQKWKVLKEEDVSPSPWFPILKHTVELANGKIVDDYYFSPLGNVVQVLALTPQHEVVLVRQYKHALGEILLELPGGMQQKGRTLIQSALNELEEEVGIKAEADQLISIGKITNNPTKTKQITYGYILFNAVFNSEQKLDETENIEVLTMPAPQVLQHVKDGLIWVTDSMNFILKAALQYPEIFGV; translated from the coding sequence ATGAGCAAGCCTGATATACAAAAGTGGAAAGTACTGAAGGAAGAGGACGTTTCACCGAGCCCTTGGTTCCCGATTTTGAAGCATACCGTTGAACTGGCCAACGGAAAGATCGTTGACGATTATTATTTTTCTCCGCTGGGCAATGTGGTTCAAGTGCTGGCGCTAACTCCTCAGCATGAGGTGGTGTTGGTAAGGCAATATAAACACGCCCTGGGCGAGATCCTGCTCGAACTACCCGGAGGTATGCAGCAAAAAGGCAGAACTCTTATTCAGTCGGCTCTTAATGAGCTGGAAGAAGAAGTGGGCATAAAGGCTGAGGCCGATCAGCTGATCTCGATAGGTAAGATCACCAACAACCCCACCAAGACCAAGCAGATCACTTACGGCTATATCCTGTTCAATGCGGTGTTCAACTCGGAGCAAAAGCTGGACGAGACCGAGAACATAGAGGTACTGACCATGCCTGCACCGCAGGTATTGCAGCATGTAAAGGACGGCCTGATCTGGGTGACCGATTCGATGAACTTTATATTGAAGGCGGCCTTACAGTACCCAGAGATATTTGGTGTTTAA